The genomic stretch TATAGTTCCTTTTGATTTCACTATTTTccataaaaataaaaaaattgaaatgatTTTATTGAGTTTCTTTGATTGAATCAAAAGCTTTCTCTTTGAGGTTTTAAGGAAATAGGGGGAGTTGGGGGTAATGttttatgtttgttttgtttgaatgGTAGATATCGAAGAGGACATTCGGTCTTTACAGCTTGACTCAGCAGGTAATCCACAGACTAAGTGctatttttttttttgcatttttgtttatttatttatttacttattatCTATGGATGTGTatgattttttaatttttctaTCCAATCTTGATTATGATAAAGCAGAAGACATAAATGGGGTTGTAAATCCAGAAGATGAGAAGCCAGATGTTGATAATTTAGATAAGATGGATGAAGGTTTGTTGTCCGGAAGTGGTTGGTTTTGTGTTTTTCTGTGCCTTCCGTTATCATGTTTATATTTTACGGGAAAGTAAATCTCATAAGTATCAAATTTGTCGTGGCATCATTATGCTTCATTATTCTTTATTctctattctttttttttcttcttattttgGATGTCGTTTAAAGTATCCTCATAATGTCATTACCAATTTCTTTTGATATCAACCTTTTTCTGCTTCTTACATGCATGGGTAAATGTTTTGTGCAGTAGCAACTTTCATTCCCCCCAACACAATCACTTTTTATTTCTCAATTGTTCAGAAAGATCGTTTTGATGTAGAACTTTAATGTTAATGGTTGAAAAAAGGGACTCTTAAGAGAGATTCTAGAAGTGGGAAACATATGCGTTCCTCTTTTCTCTCCCTTTTCTTCAAGTCTCTTTTTGTATTCCTGAACTTATGGGAATAGTAATTTCACTCTATTGGGTCATCTTCTCTGAATGAGCCGAAATACAGACTGTCCCCAAATATGTCTCATCCAATCTATGACAAGCTCAGTTGTGTAGGGTCTGTTTGCTTTGTCAGTATTCCTATTATTATTAAGTTCATATATGCAAGCTCAGTTGTTTCTTCTAGCAATGAATAATGCGTTAGTTCTTTATGTGTTCATTGTTGATTGTTTTATTGGTTGTTTGCTGCCTATGTTATTTGTTTACTCCTCTAATAGTATAACTTAATGAGGGAGATTGAGAGCATCATATGAAGAATTTCAATTTGTCTGTTTCAGATCCAAAGCAGGAGGTTCAGACTCAGGCGGTTGAGGCCGAGCCAAAAGGTATTGAAAATTTAGTTTTCTAGTATGTCATAACATATGCGTTGTACATTTACGTACGTTGCTGTTTTAAAATTAGACAACTCAATGCCAATTAAGATATCAATGTCTATTTTCATGTCCTCACTCCATGACTTGTATTTGTAGCAAATGATAATGAAATTCAGGCTGTTGAGGCCGAGCCCAAAGGTATTGATAATTTAGCTTTCTAGTATGTCTGACATATGTGTTGTACATTTAGATTGCTGTTTCGAAATTAGACAACTCAATGCCAATTAAGATATCAATGTATTTTCATGTCCTCACTCCATGACTTTGATTTGTAGCAAAAGATAAGGAAATTCCTTCAGTTCAAGATGAAGAAGTTGAGCAGATGGAGAAAAGGCACTTGAATGTTGTGTTTATTGGCCATGTTGGTAAGTTGATGAATCCCACATGGTTGCTTTACCAGTATATATAGGTTACTACAAGGGTTCCTTTTTGTCTTTTATTCAGCTTTTATCACTGTTCAATCGATCAAGATTATGGGTTTTCATGTATATCATCTTTGCATCATAGGATTGAATGTCCATTGATTCAACTGCATATCAAATGAATTTTAGATGTTGTTCATGGGCTACTAGAGGGGTTACCCTTGTTGCTTTTGTTTACTGGTTACTTCCCTCTGGAATTTTTATTTTCAAGACAGAAGAAATGAATGTATTCTTGACCTGGATGATAGGGTTTCACTCCTCACTTGTTATCCATGTGGTGATTGACATGTAATCTGTATATGTCTAGTAACTTGTTTAGTTTGATTAATTTGGGAGGATAATCAGTTTTTCTATGATGGTTTGGAAATAAACTAAGCCAATAACGCAGACTAAACTTGTTTTGAATAGCTATGCACATATCAGTAAACATGTTAGGGAAAATAAAAGACTTGTGCTAGTAAGAGAGGTGAGGTGGAAGAGAATATGCATGTAGGATTTATTGTAAATGCCTAGACATGTGGCAGCTGGGGAGACAAGTCAGGGAGGTGTGAATTCAGTTTGGAAATAAATTGCTTAGAAGAGGGCAGGGGGAGAGAGGAACAGCAGGGAGAGAATTGCGTAAATAAGAGATATTGGGGTGGTAAGGTGATGGTGGTAGGGATTGAGTCCTAATCTAAAATTGTTCTTTTTTTTTCATTcctgtttgtttttgttttcaagAAGCTAGAGCTTATTTCTGGTGTAAGTTGTAAGTAGCTAGTCTCCCATGTCCCATTTATCTAATACAAGAACTCAGTTCCTGTTACTTTCTTTTTTCACACGACAATACATTTATCTCGGGATTAATCTACATTTCATTCGCTGTTTAAGTAGTATGGATAACAGATTTTAAAAGCTACCTTTCTTGCATTGTCTATATTTATCAAGAATTCAAGATATTTCTGGTGTAAGTTGTAAGTAGTTAGTCTCCAATCTCCCATTTGTCTAATATAAGAACTCACTTCCTGTTACTTTCTTTTTTCACACGGCTATACATTTATCTCGGGATTAGTCTACATTTCATTCGCTGTTTAAGTAATATGAGTCTTTAACACGTTTTAAAGCGACCTTTCTTGCATTGTCTATACGTTCCCGTGTTCATTCAGAATAATTTTGTTCTAGTGGTGATTTTTTCTTGTTCATCTTGCTCTAGACGCTGGCAAGTCTACAACTGGAGGCCAGATACTTTTCCTTAGTGGTCAGGTTGATGATCGAACTATCCAAAAATACGAGAAAGAAGCTAAGGACAAAAGTAGAGAAAGCTGGTTAGCTCATTTACTTTGTTTCTCTATTGAAATTGTTGTACGATCCCAATGCTGCTTTGCTGCCTCATCATTTGTTTTCTGCTTTGCTTAATGATTTAAATTTATATGCCAGGTACATGGCTTATATTATGGACACAAATGAGGAGGAAAGAGCAAAGGTATAAGTAAATTTGCTGATAACATTTAATTGGTTTATCCATTTTAATGTAGATCTCCCACTTTTGCTTGTTAATCATATGAATTTGGTTAGGACTCATAGTAAGAGTAAAGTTGTGATAATTACAGGGGAAGACAGTTGAAGTTGGAAGAGCACACTTTGAGACAGAGACAACAAGGTTCACCATTTTGGATGCACCCGTGAGTATATGTATTTTGCTTGATTCTCTTCAGACCAGTTTTCCGTGTCTCGGTCTTGCATGTTCTGGTAGAGTAATAATAGTTTCCCATTTTTGATTGATTATTCAGCAAACTTTCTGACTAAATGTCTTCCCTTGACTTGATTGTCACCATATCTTTAATTGAAAGTAGTATCATTTTATGCTTCTGTAGTAAACATTTAACATTAAATTACATTGTTTATGCAGGGCCACAAGAGCTATGTTCCTAATATGATCAGTGGTGCATCTCAAGCTGACATTGGAGTGTTGGTAAGTTGATACGTGACAGTGATTCTGTTTCTTGTTCTTCAGCATATGTTTCTTCACAAACATTTGATGATATGTTTATCTTTTCCTTTCCATGTTCTATGCTCATCAATCAGGTAATTTCTGCTCGGAAGGGAGAGTTTGAAACTGGATATGAGAGAGGTGGACAAACTCGTGAACATGTCCAGCTTGCAAAAACATTGGGTGTGACTAAGCTGCTCGTGGTTGTCAATAAAATGGACGATCCTACAGTAAACTGGTCAAAAGAAAggttctctctctctctctctctctctctctctcatatatatatatatatatatatatatatatatataattgtaATGAGATATCTTACTGGTGGTGTTCCATTAGGTATGATGAAATCGAGTCAAAGATGATTCCATTTCTAAGGCAATCTGGATACAATGTAAAGAAAGGTATCTTCTGCCTTTTATTTGCTCTAGAATGTGGGAACTTTATTTTGCTTGTTTATTTGATTCTTCTTTTTCTGGATGCTGGTGTGAATGCATTATAAATAGTGGGCGGGTTATGTTGCTTTAACATTGGGAACACACTATATAGTTATGATTTATGAACATGACTCGAGTGACAAACGGCCTACCATAGTTCACTCTTAAGAATTTCCTATTCTCGTCTAGCGTGGTGGGGAATGTTGTAACTTGCTGGATGCTCTGGAGCTTGAGATATGTTGAAGATGGTTGAAAGGTTTGTAGTTTCTTTGTGCACTGATATGTTGAAGATGGTTGAAAGGTTTGTAGTTTCTTAGTGCACTGAGATGTGGGTATTGAGTTCTCAAGGGATGAATGAAGCCACGATATTAACGGGAATGAATAGAAGCTTTGTTCAGTGTTATTAATAGCGGCCTGGAGCGGCGCTATCCTGGGAAGTTGTCCCGGCCCGGCAACCCTCCGCTACAGAGGAGTGCTGCGCGTCGCAGTTTCAAATAACGGCCGCTACATGTTGGATAGCGGGTCGTGGGTGGTTCCCGGCCCAAGCGGATTTTGACCTGTTTTGGGGTTTTTTGAGTTTTTTGGGTGCGAAAACGCTCTGAGTTCTGAGCAGCAGCGGCGGAGAAGAACAGAGAAGAATGAAGAGACACAGCCGAAGGATAGAAAGAGATGAAATGGTGGAGGCAGATTATGGAAGCATAAATATTTAATCAATAGATAAATATTCAATCAATAAATCCGTAATAAACAATTGAGACAAAAAAGGGTTGAAAAGTCAAAAGTCACTTTTCAAAACCCAACGTGATGATAGCTGTATACCAC from Lathyrus oleraceus cultivar Zhongwan6 chromosome 7, CAAS_Psat_ZW6_1.0, whole genome shotgun sequence encodes the following:
- the LOC127107684 gene encoding uncharacterized protein LOC127107684 isoform X2 — translated: MDIEEDIRSLQLDSAEDINGVVNPEDEKPDVDNLDKMDEDPKQEVQTQAVEAEPKAKDKEIPSVQDEEVEQMEKRHLNVVFIGHVDAGKSTTGGQILFLSGQVDDRTIQKYEKEAKDKSRESWYMAYIMDTNEEERAKGKTVEVGRAHFETETTRFTILDAPGHKSYVPNMISGASQADIGVLVISARKGEFETGYERGGQTREHVQLAKTLGVTKLLVVVNKMDDPTVNWSKERYDEIESKMIPFLRQSGYNVKKDVSFLPISGLMGLNLKTRMDKSSCPWWDGPCLFEALDSIDVPMGDPKNPFRMPIIDKFKDMGTVTMGKVESGTIREGDSLFIMPNKDQVKVIAVYIDENRVKRAGPGENLRVRVSGVEEEDISSGFVLCSVANPIPAVTEFVAQLAILELLDNAIFTAGYKAVLHVHSVVEECEIVELLQQIDPKTRKPMKKKVLFVKNGAVVLCRVQVSNLICVEKFSDFPQLGRFTLRTEGKTVAVGKITAM
- the LOC127107684 gene encoding uncharacterized protein LOC127107684 isoform X3, with the translated sequence MDIEEDIRSLQLDSADPKQEVQTQAVEAEPKANDNEIQAVEAEPKAKDKEIPSVQDEEVEQMEKRHLNVVFIGHVDAGKSTTGGQILFLSGQVDDRTIQKYEKEAKDKSRESWYMAYIMDTNEEERAKGKTVEVGRAHFETETTRFTILDAPGHKSYVPNMISGASQADIGVLVISARKGEFETGYERGGQTREHVQLAKTLGVTKLLVVVNKMDDPTVNWSKERYDEIESKMIPFLRQSGYNVKKDVSFLPISGLMGLNLKTRMDKSSCPWWDGPCLFEALDSIDVPMGDPKNPFRMPIIDKFKDMGTVTMGKVESGTIREGDSLFIMPNKDQVKVIAVYIDENRVKRAGPGENLRVRVSGVEEEDISSGFVLCSVANPIPAVTEFVAQLAILELLDNAIFTAGYKAVLHVHSVVEECEIVELLQQIDPKTRKPMKKKVLFVKNGAVVLCRVQVSNLICVEKFSDFPQLGRFTLRTEGKTVAVGKITAM
- the LOC127107684 gene encoding uncharacterized protein LOC127107684 isoform X1, whose product is MDIEEDIRSLQLDSAEDINGVVNPEDEKPDVDNLDKMDEDPKQEVQTQAVEAEPKANDNEIQAVEAEPKAKDKEIPSVQDEEVEQMEKRHLNVVFIGHVDAGKSTTGGQILFLSGQVDDRTIQKYEKEAKDKSRESWYMAYIMDTNEEERAKGKTVEVGRAHFETETTRFTILDAPGHKSYVPNMISGASQADIGVLVISARKGEFETGYERGGQTREHVQLAKTLGVTKLLVVVNKMDDPTVNWSKERYDEIESKMIPFLRQSGYNVKKDVSFLPISGLMGLNLKTRMDKSSCPWWDGPCLFEALDSIDVPMGDPKNPFRMPIIDKFKDMGTVTMGKVESGTIREGDSLFIMPNKDQVKVIAVYIDENRVKRAGPGENLRVRVSGVEEEDISSGFVLCSVANPIPAVTEFVAQLAILELLDNAIFTAGYKAVLHVHSVVEECEIVELLQQIDPKTRKPMKKKVLFVKNGAVVLCRVQVSNLICVEKFSDFPQLGRFTLRTEGKTVAVGKITAM